In Oligoflexus sp., the DNA window GCGCCACTCGCTCACCCATTGATGTCGCAGAAAAGGCGGAAAAACCTTCATGATCCACGCCGATCCCAGGGCGGCGATCAGATTGCTGCCATCACGAAAAGGAGAAAAGGCGGATTCCAAAGAGGCATCGGGCCCATGAGCCCGCCAGAGTTCCAAAAACGGCTGACGCCAGCTCTCGGGTTCAAGCCGAAAGCGGCGGTCAAAGTCCACGGGATCCATGTTTTGGGGAAAGCTCATGGTCACCAGCTGATCCGCAGGTAATCTTTCAGTTCATTCGGATTACTGGCCGACGGAGGAAAATGCGGAGTCAGGATTCCCTGACAGCGGGCTATGGCCTTTTCAAAACCTTCGACCAGCTTATGCTCCTTGGCCCCGTGCACCAGGTCATGAATCAATTCCTGAAAATCCTCAGGTTTGCAGTGACGCGCGATACCCTGATCGGCGAGCACCACGGCCTGACGTTCAAAAAAGGAAACGAAGAGCAGAATACCCGTGCGACCTTCCGTGGCCGACAGACCGGCTTCATAAAACGCCAGCATCGCGCGTCGTTCCGTTTCCAGCTTCTGATCCTTGCGTGGAATCAAAAGACGTTCGACCGCAGGCAGACGAGCCAGCATATAGCCGCTCATCCCCGCGATGACAAAGCCGATCGACCACAGAAGATCATGGCCGGCCCACCCCATCGTGAGCACGAGGATATGCTTGATACAAAGCGCTAAAAGCAGTGCGAGCAGAGCGCCGAGTACATCGCTGTTGCTGGAGACCGTGGACCGATACACGAGCATCGGCACGATCTCACCACTGGTCTTGGCTTCCGCATCACTCACCGCACGTTCAATGCGGGATGCGCCTTCCAAACTTAAATACGATCTGAGCCAGGCAGGAATCTCCTTTACCATGATCCGGATGCTCCTCCTCCTGAAAATCCACCACCACCGCCGCCGAAGCCGCCGCCACCAAAACCACCGCCGCCACCGAAACCGCCACCACCCCAGCCGCCAAAGCCTCCACGCCGACCTCCGCTGAAGGGACCGCGCGGTCCCCCGCGATTGGCTGCGGCTATGATGAAGATGACGATCAGGAAAATGAAGAGGGAAAAGAGCGAACCCACTCCACCACGACGCTCTCCGCGGACCTGCCGCGAACGCTGCGGTGCATCGACACCGAATTTAAAATCGGGGTCGGTATACGCGACGATATGCGAGACGCCGGCGATGACACCGGCATCGTAATCACCTTCGCGGAAAAGGGGCGTGATTTTTTCACGGATGATGCGGCTGCTGTAAAGGTCGGTAAGCGACCCTTCGAGTCCCTGGCCGACCTCGATGCGCATCTTGCGATCCTGCGCCGAGATCAGAAGTATGGCGCCATTGTCTTTTTCCGCGGTTCCGAGCTTCCACGTATCCGCCACGCGAATCCCATACTGTTCGATGGTTTCATCTTCCAGCTTGGGTATGGTGAGTATCACGATCTGGCTGCCGCCGGCCTGATGAAGGCCACGCAGCTGCTGATCCAGATACGCTTCGGTATTCTGGGAGAGTATGCCGGCCGTATCCATGACTGGATCGGTCAGAGCCGGTATGGGCGTGACCGCCAGCACCGGCGTCACGCTCACCATCCAAAGTATCAGCAGCAGAAGTCGCTGCACGCCAGTCCTCACTTGAAGTCAACCTTGGGAGCCGATTCGATCTGGGTTTTTTCCGCTTCAGTCACGGTCCACTGCGGCATCTTCTCGTGATGATAGATCAGGCTGTTGGTGAAGCTTGTCGGAGGTACTGTGATCAGGTTATTGAACTCGTTGATGGATTCAATGTAACGCTGACGCGCAACGGCGATGCGGTTCTCTGTGCCTTCCAGCTGCGCGCTCAGATCACGGAACTGAGCATCGGCTTTCAGGTCTGGGTATTTTTCCACAACGACCATAAGGCGACCTAATGCCTGGCTCAGGTTGCCCTGCGAGGCCATGTATTCCTGCAATTTCTTCGGATCCATGGACCCTGGATCCACCGTGGTTTGTGTCGCTTTCGACCGCGCTTCCACCACGGCCGTCAATGTTTCCTGCTCATGCGACGCATAGCCTTTGACTACGCTCACAATGTTGGGAATCAGGTCAGCACGTCTTTTATACTGGTTCGTGGTTTCCGCCAGCGCCGCTTCCACCTTATTCCTGGCCTGAGGAATTGACTGCAAACCACAGCCCGTCATGGCTCCCATAAGAAGCAAACCTGCGACTGTCCGACTCAAAATACGTAGCATGCAAAAACTCCTTCGTTTGGCCTTATGCTTTCGGCATCATAAGCCTGCAGACTCTACCACGTTTTATAATGTAAACATTCATTGAAATTTGGCAAGGCCGAAGACGGGCAGGCAGAACTTCTTAACCCGCCTGGGTTTGCTTCGATCGACGACGGAGCTGTTCCATAAGGCTGAGGACGATTTGGTCGGCAGGTTCCTGTTCAGCCAGCCGGTAGAGGACTTTTTCCGCTTCCGTCCACCACCCCAGCTGCAGATAAAGGCGGGCCAGATCCTTCTGATCATGGCTTTGATTATAGGCCTCGATCGCGATGGATTCACTCTTTCGCATTTTCTCCAGCATGCTCTCCATGAAAGAAGCCACCGCGTTTTCATAAAACGCGAGCGAAACTTCCCGCTGCCCCTGGCGCGCAGCCTGCTCTGCCTGCAGCATGAGCCCGAGGTATCGCGGCTGAAAGCGCGGCACCGAGCGCAGCGCGCGGGCGCTCAAACTCTCGCTGCGCCGCCTGTGGGTCTGAAACCAAAAGCTATAAAGCTCGATCCGCTCACGCGATTCCGGCAGCATTCTCTGCAGCAGTTCGACGATCTGTCCTGGATCCCCTTCATGTCCGGGCTGACGTTCCTGATAGCGCAGCGCCTCCAAAAATCCACCCAGCTGATGCGGGGTATGACGCCATGCCGCCTGCAATCTCCCAAGGCAGGCATGAAGTCCCTCGCTCGCGCTGATGCACTGCTTCAAAAGCCGGAGCTGCTGCGTGGCCTCGTGGCTTTCCCAGCGATCCGGATTACGCAAAGTCAGAGGCGCACGCTGCGTCGCGTCCACATCCAAAAGCTGTTTTTCCGCTTCCAAAGTCGCCTGGCTGATCGCCTGCAGGGATTGGGTCTGCCTTGCCTGCCAGATCAATCCACCCAGCAAAAGCCCACCCAGGATGATGCTGATGAGCCAGCGTTTTCCCTGCTGCGGACCTGGATAACAAAGACGTCTTGGTATCATGCACGACTCAAGGCAAAGGTTGAGACAGAAAAACCAGCTGGGGCGCGGTTACGATCTCAACCGGACGTTCGTTTTCATGAGCGAGGTCCGCACCGAATTCCAAACTGAAACCGCGGCTCACGCGCAAAAGATTCAGGTTCTTCAAAGGCACCGGCCCCACCGCCGTGCAGTTCCCCGGATCAAAACTCAGAGGATACTGCGCCTCGGCCAAAGGCCAGTCCTGACGCCCGCAGAATGCAGCGGCCTCCAATCGAGCCTGCCCTTCCGCATTCATGGGTTCCAGCGCCTGGCCACTATAATTCAAATCCACCGCATAGATGAAATCGCGATTGGTCACGATCAATTCATAAGTGCCCTGGTACTCAAGGAAAGCCAGCGACTCATCGCAGTGGGCATCCGCGAAATATGTTTCCCGCCTTGTCACATCCTGCGCGTTTTCAAGCCGCAGATCGATCCGATACGATGTGAAAAGATCCTGGCGCGGAATGCAGGCCGTGGCCCATGAGCCATCCACAACCGAATAGAGCGGAGGCGAGGCCGAGGATTCCGAGCAGGCGGTCAAACCAGGAATCAGACTAAGGACGGCTGAAAAACTGGCGAATTTCCTGCAGCCAAGGATTCCGTATCGCATCGACTTCCACATGAATTTCATGTCGGGCTTCCGGGAACGTGAGCTTGCGACACTGCTTCGCCCGCTGACACACATAATCCTGCCCTCCGGTCATGACCACATCATCATTGCCTGCCTGAAACATCAGGATCGGAGCGATAAGCTTTTCTGCATCATCGCGCATATCCCAGGTCGCCTCCAGTGCTTTTTGCGCGAAGCGGAAACTCACCCCACCCACACGTTCGTCCTTGCGATCCCAGCGCAGCTGGTTGAAGGCCTTGTAGCGCACCGCACTGCCGGTCCCGCGATAGGGTTCGTCGAAGTGAAAGGGACCATGACCGGGAACAAAACTCTTATCAAAACCGAGCCAGCAGGCAATAGTCGCGAACGAATAGCCCATCCATTGGAAGGGAAAAGGTGCGGGATTGATATCGAGCATCGGCGAGGACGTGACAGCTTTCGCGAACACATTCGGATTCTGCACCATATAAAGCGAAAGGATATTGGCCCCCATGGAATGACCAAGGCCATAGACTTCCTTGAATCCATGCGGCGTCACCACTTCCTTCATGAGCTGCCCCAGGTCATCGCGATAGAAGGAGAAATCCCGCACATACTGCATCTCGGGCTGATCCGTCTCGCGACCCGAGGCTCCCTGCCCACGGTGATCCATGATGAAGACAGCCAGGTTCAGATCCTGGATGTCATCCAAGAATTCGGCGAATTTAAAGGTGGATTCCGTGCGGCCTGGCAGGATGACCAAGGCGCGATCCTGCCCCGGCTTCACATACGAGCGATAATGGATTTTGAGGCCATCCGCTGTGGTAAGAAAAGCCGAGCTGCCATTGGCCCAGAAAGCTGGCAGGATACGACCCGCGAATTCCTGCTCAAAGATGCTCTCCGGTACAGCCTCAGCCCTGTGGGATAAGGTGAAGCAGGCGGAGCACGACACAAGCCAGCGCAAAAGAAACCGCATGGAAGAACCTCAATTTGAATCCTGGTTCTTCCATTGTACCCCGGCGCCGCGAAAGTCCGCAATCGTCGGGGCTTTTAGGCCTTTACCGACTCACGGCGTCGCCGGCAGCTCCTCGATCTCTGCGCCCATGGCCTGAAGCTTGGGCACAAGGTTATCGTATTTCCGGGTCAATTCGTGAATGTTGCTGAGGTGGGTGACGCCTTCCGCCACCAGACCGGCCACCACAAGGCACTTGCCCGCGCGGATATCGGTCGGCAGTTCGAAGTCGCGGGCCTGCAGGCGGGTCGGCCCCTGAATGATCGCGGAATGCACGAAGTTGTGATTCCGGAAACGGCAGGGCGATTCACCCAGGCACTTGCTCGTCACATGGATGTTGGCGCCCATGTTATTGAGGAAGGACGTATACCCGAGGCGCTCTTCGAATACGGTTTCATGCAGAATGGAAACCCCTTCCGCCTGCGTGAAGAGCACCATGAACGGCTGCTGCCAGTCGGTCATGAAACCGGGATGCACTTCCACTTCGATATGCACGCCCTTCAAAGGTTTTCCCATCGGGGCTTTCACATAAAGACCCTTGGAATTCACCGTGAACTCGGCACCCATGCGCTGGATGAAGTTCAAAAAGCTGTAAACAGGACCATGCGTGACGTTTTCAATCAGCACGTCCCCGCCGGTCGCCAAAGCCGCCACCGCGAAGGAGACGACCTGGTTGCGATCGAACATGCAGCGCAGTTCGCAGCCGTTCAGCTTCTTCACGCCTTCGATGATGAAGGTACGATTCGGCGTCTGGGTGATATCCGCGCCCATCTTCTGCAGCATCATGCAAAGCTCGAAGATCTCGGGCTCGATCGCGGCGTTCTCAATGATGGTCCGGCCGCGGGCCATGGAGGCTGCGATAATAAGGTTTTCCGTGGTCATGACCGAGGGAAAGGGCAGCTTGATATGCGCGCCGTGCAGACCTTTTTCATCGACGCTCAGGTGATACTGATTGCCGTTCTGCTCGACCTGCGCGCCCATCATGGCGAGGCCTTCGATGTGGAAATTCACAGGGCGGCGGCCGATCTTGTCACCGCCGAGCGCCCCATAGAAACTGACCTTGCCGAAGCGCTGCAGAAGCGGTCCGGCGCACAGGATCGAAATGCGGTTCTTCCGGCAAATTTCCTCGGAAATAGCCCAGCGATCCATGGTTTTCGCGCAGACTTCGATCACATCGGATTCATGCGTGATCACCTGACCGCCCAGGTAACGATAGAGCCCCTCGACGATCTTGCGTTCGTCGACATCCGGGGCGCCTTTGATCATCACGGGTTCGTCCGTCAGCATCGAGGCGATGATGCATTTGGTGACCTGATTGGAACTGCCGGCGATCGAGATGCGACCACCGGAAAGTTTTTTACCGCCAACGATCCTGAGGCGAGGTTGGGTCATTTCCATTGACTCCTTTATCTTTTAAAGCGGGACGTTCTTAGTCATCTTTGGGGTCGAGTTCGGCGTAATCAGCGATGGAAATCGGATCGTTGACCCAGTCCTCGTCCACGATCACTTCCAAACCGAGGTAGACCTTGTTTTGGAAATGAAGTTCGAGGTTCTGCCGGGCTTCCATGCCGATTTCCTTGATTTTCTGCCCGTTTTTGCCCAAAACGATACCGCGGTGCGCCTGGCGGCTGACCACGATATAGGCCTCGATCCGCACGATGGTCGGGGCAAATTCCATTGTATCAACCCGCACGGCCAATTGGTAAGGCAGCTCGGCCCCCAAATGCCGGAAAGCCTGCTCACGAATGAGTTCCGCGCACACGAATTTTTGTGGGCGATCGGTCAGGTCATCATCGGGGTAAAGCCAGGGACCTTCGGGTAGGCCTTCCACGATCGCGGCCACCAGTTCGGTCAGGCTTTCTTTGCGCTTGGCGCTGATCAGCCAGGGATGACGGTCATCGAGGTGCGCGGCGGCCTCGGGCGGCAGCTCTTCGCGTATCATGGCCATGATACCGAGCAGGCGTTCTTCGGCGAGGCGCAGTTCGACCTTTTTCAGCTTATCGCATTTATTGAGGCAAACGAGGACGCGGCCCTTGGATTCCTTGACCACGTTGCGCAGGAAATTGATGTCTTCGGCATTGCCGACGTCCTGGACATCGATCACATAAAGGATCATGTCCGCATCGGCGAGCACCGACCAGGCCTCGCGATTCATGAGCGAGTTCAAAGTCAGTTTCTTATGGCTGCGATGGATACCAGGCGTATCCAAAAACAACAGCTGAGCATTGTCTTCCATACGAATGCCCAGGATGCGATTCCGTGTCGTGTTGGGTTTGGCGCTGACGCCGACGATCTTCTGACCAACAAGGGTATTCAAGAGGGAACTTTTCCCGGCATTTGGTCTACCCATGATGGCACAATATCCACAGCGCTGTGTCATATAAAAACCTCAATCCTACCAATTTTACATATTCAAGGCGACCCACTGGGCTGGCAGCATGCCTTGCCGGGGGCTGATTGGCAAGGTAAATTCCTGCATTTTCCTTGAATTGGAATTGCCGGCCTAGGCCCGGTGCAGCAGGGTCTGCGGCATGACAACGACAAAGCGTGTATTGGGGTGCTTGACATCGACATCAAGACTGCCGCCATGGGCCGCCATAATTTTCCTTGAAATACTAATGCCGAGGCCCGTGCCCTTGCCAAAGGGTTTGGTGGTGAAGAAGGGCTGGCCGATTCGGGCCAGGATATCTGGCTTCAGGCCATCGCCGCTGTCTTCAACCGCCAGCTCCAGTTCAGAGCCCACCTGCCTTAAGGAAATCCGGATCCACCTTTCGGGCAGTTTTTCGACGGCGTCCCGCGCATTCTGGATTAAATTCAAAAGGACCTGGCCGATCTGAAGCGGCCTGCCGCGGGTATGGAAGGATCGGTCCGGTCGATCAAAGATCAGCTCTATCCCAAGCTGTTCAATGCTTTGACGACAGATAGCCAGCGTATCATCCACCACCTGCACAAGGTCGAGGCTTTCGAACGGCTCCCCCTCCCCTTCATAGGAAAGTCGCCTGAGACTCAGGATAATCTGCGACATGCGATCAATCGTCTCCGATATTTTCTGACCGGCATAATGAATGCGGTCGCGATCCCAGGTCTCACGCTTCAGAAGTTTGATCAGCTGCTCGCTGTAACCCTTGACTATGCCCAGGGGATTATTGATTTCATGGGCGATGCTTCCCGCCAATTCTCCGATAGCCGACAGCCGTGAACTTGCGACCAGCATGGTTTGCTGCTCTTCAATCAACTTCTGGCTGGTCCTGAGGTCGACGATCGTTCGCCGGAGTTTCGTCTCGCTTTTCTGACTGTTCAGATAGAAATAACCTGAAAACATGAAGACCGTCGCGAACACAAACGGCATGGTCGCGAGATGGATCATGCGCTGTTCAGCGGCCGTCAGGGGCAAGGGTTCCACAAGGTCCTGGCCGAGGAGCTCGACGAAAAAATAAAGCAGCACAGGCGCCAGACTGCAGAGGATAAAACTGAGGCGACGGCGGTAATCCAGCAGAATAAAAGGCACCGACGCGCAGGTCAGGAACACGTACTGAACGCCAGACCCACGCCCCAGGGCCAGGGCATAGAAAAGCGTGACGGCGTTGTAGTTGAAAATTGTATAGAGACGTCCGAACGTGAGCGACCCGCTCCAGCGGTTGATCAAAAAAATGCAGCCGAAATGCAGGGCCGAGAGCAGTGTCACGATTGCCAGTGCCGGCTGTCCAACCATCCAGAAGACCGGCGGGAAGGATACCAGAATCAGAACTGCGATGATGGCGGTATTCTGATTGGAAAAGCGAATACGACGCTGCTCGCGCTCGCTGATGGTCGTGCGCAGGCCCGATTCGGATATATAGCTCCATAGGCTAAGCAAAGGATTCGCTGACAAACTTTTCAAGACTCCCTAGAAGATGCCCCCCATTGTGCCCTAAAAAAATCCATCTGCCCATCTTCGGATCTTCCACGCATGACGTTTCTGTTCCCTTGGACGACGCAACAAATTTTCCTTGTCGCGGACAGACCCGCTGACTAGGATGCCACAGCCGGGATCGCCATTCTGCGCCCCTTTGCCCGACCTGTTAGGAGCTTATCATGACTGATCAACCGCATGTCTGGAATTACTTCCGCGCTGGTGGCGTGGTGCAGGTCGAGTTGAAAACCAAAGCCGATCTGCTGCAGTTAAGTCAACTCGATCAGAAACTTTGGATGGCGCTCTCCATGCCGACCCGAGGCGTGCATTGCGATACGAGGACTCTGGATCTTATCGACACTGACAAGGATGGACATATTCGTCCTCCAGAGCTGATTGAAGCCATTCAATGGCTCGATAAGATGCTGACTGATCCCGGAATTATTTTGACTGAAGGCGGGAGCGTGAGCCTGGCCGAAATCAAGGATCCCGCGCTCAAAGCCGGCGCCGAAAGGGCTCTTGTGCAGCTCGGCAAGCAGGGCGAAACCAGCATTCAGCTCGAAGAACTCGATCTGGCTGTCAGCAAACTGAGCGCCGAGATTTTCAACGGCGACGGCATCATCATTCCCGACGCGGGCCAGGAGCCGGCGGTCAAGGGGCTGATCGAACACATCATTCAGCACTATGCGTCCGTTCCGGACCGCAGCGGTCATCCTGGAATTGATAAAACCATCGTGGAAAATTTCTTCAAGGATCTCGACGCGCGCGCACAATGGTTCGCGGAACTTGAGCAGCAGCCGCAGCTCGTTCCCCTGGGAGCGGCAGGCACAGCCCTGGCCTTCCAAGCCACCGATGCGGTCAGCAATAAGATCGAGGATTTTTTCACGCGTTGCCATTGGGTGGCCTTTGATGCGCGAGCCAGCGCCGCAGCCAATCGCTCGGAAGCGGAATTCGCCGCCATTGCCAGTCAGCAGTTGAATCCCAATTCCGAAGAACTGGCTCAGCTGCCCCTGGCAAATGTGACGAGGGATCTCGCACTGCCGCTTGATGATCGCTTGAATCCGGCCTGGCATAAACCCATGCAGTATTTTGTCGAAACCGCGGTGCAGACCACGCTGGGAGTCCGCCCCGAGGTCCTGACCGAGGCCCAGTGGCGGCAGATTCAAAAAAGCCTGCAGCCCTATGCCGCCTGGCGCGGACGCGAGCCTCAGAGCAGGGTATCGCTTCTTGATATGCAGAAGATCAAAGAGATCCGGGCCAGCCGCTCACGCGAGGCTTTGGATGAACTTCTGGGTTTCGATCTTGCCATCGCCCCGGAATACAATAGCCTCAGTGATGTGCTGCGGCTTCTGCTCTATCGCCGCGACCTCGGCCTCGTTCTGCGCAACTTCGTGAACTTCTCGGATTTCTATCGCCGCAAAAAGTCCATTTTCCAGGCTGGAACTCTCTTCATAGATGGACGTGCCGCGGAACTCTGCATCGAGGTGAGCAACCCCACCAAGCACACAACGATGGCTGGTCTCTCAGGAGCCTACCTCGCCTACTGCGATCTTCTGCGTGCGGGTCAGCAGAATCGCGCGGTCGTCGCCCTTCTCACGGATGGTGACAGCGATAATATTTCCGTCGGACGCAATGGAGTCTTCTACGATCGTCTGGGACGGGACTGGGAAGCCACGATCACACGCATCGTCGCCAATCCCATCAGTTTGCGGGAAGCTTTCTGGACACCCTATAAAAAAGTCGCCCGCTTTTTTGAAGAGCAGATTGCCAAGCGGGCGGCGGCGGCCGATGCGGTGAACGTCACGCAGCTTTCGACCACGACGCAGGCCATGGCCAATGCCGACAAGGCCAAGGTCCCGGAAAATGCCTTGGGCAAAAAGATAGATGTTGGAACCGTCGCGGCTTTGGGCGTGGCCTTGGGCAGTATCAGCACCTTCTTCGGAGTTCTTTTCAGTCAATTTTTGAACCTGGGTATCCTGATGCCGTTTGGGATCCTGGCGCTGATTCTTTTGATCTCGGGCCCTTCGATGGTGATGGCCTGGCTCAAGCTCAAAAGCCGTAACCTTGGACCCATCCTGGATGCCAACGGCTGGGCGATCAACACTGTGGCTCGCATCAACGTGCCCTTCGCCGCGTCGATGACCTCGATTCGTGAGGTTCCGCTGCATGCCGGCATGCTCAAGCAGGATCCCTACGCGGAAAAGAAGCGTCCCTGGCGCTTCTATGGAACGCTGGCCCTGATCATCATCCTGGCCTTGGCCTGGGCCATGGGCCGCTGCGATCGTTACCTGCCTGAAAAAATTCGCTCCCAAAACGTCTTCGGCAGCGTGCCGAAACTGTAAGAATCCAAAGCATGCACCCCCTGGGTGCATTGCGTTTTTCGTAATCTTTCCCGGAAATAAGTTCGCGATTCCTTTGCGCAGTCCGATAGGTTTTCCTAACGTAAAGTTGGAAAACCATGCGCCTTGCACTCTGCACACTTTGGATTCTCCTTGGGCTTGTCGCCACCCGCGGGCTCGCATCCGAACCAATTTCCGTTTTGGATCCGACTGAGCTTTTAGGTCATAGGATCCTTTATCTGGAAGATCCCACAGGCCAGGAAACTTACGAATCCATTCAGGCGAAAACCTCTGAGGCCTGGCGCAGCTCGACCCAGAATACGCCGACCTTCGGCTTCACCCAATCACGATTCTGGCTGAAAATGCGGATCAGCAATCCAACGTCCCAGGCGGCGCTCCGCTATCTGGAGGCGGAGTATTCGCATTATGACGAGATCGACTTCTATGTGCGGGAAGGAGCGGACACCCGGATCTTTCAGATGGGTGACCTGAAAAAATTTTCCGAGCGCCTCATACCCTTTCGTAATTTTATCGTACCCGTGACCGTCCCCGCCCAGGGCGAAATCGAGGTGCTGATCAGCTGCCGTACATCCGGCCCCCTTTTCTTCCCCATCCAACTCTGGACGCCCGAGGGCATGATGGTGGCCAGGGCCCAGGCTGATCATTTCGCAGGTTATTACTATGGCCTTCTCCTGGCCATGCTCTCCTATAACTTCTTTCTCCTGATCACGACACGGCGCCGCTTCTATCTTTACTACTGCCTTTATATCGGCGGCTTTGTGATGTTCCAGGCCTCGCTGCATGGCTTCACTTTCCCGCTGCTCTGGCCGAATTCTCCGGGCTGGGCCAACCTCTGCGTGGCCTTTTTCCTGGGGCTTTCCCTTTTCTGGATGTGCGTCTTCACCCGTGATTTCCTGGAAACCAAAACCCAGCTGCCACGCGGGGATCGGGTGATCCTGGTGCTGATGATGATCTCGCTGACCGTCATGCTGCTGGCCCTTTTCGTCGGCTACGCCGTGGCTGTGCGGCTCGGTACGGTCGCGGCTCTCGTCTCCGGCCTTTATCTTCTGGGCTGCAGTATCTATCTTCTGAAGCGTTCCTATAAGCCGGCCTATTTCTATATGCTGGCCTTTTCCATGTTTCTTTTTGGAATAGTCGTCAACGCCCTGAAACAGCTTGGCGTTCTGCCCCAGACCTTCTTTTCCGAGTATGCGATTCAAATCGGTTCGGCTCTGGAGGTCATCCTTCTGAGCATGGCCCTGGGTCATAAGATTCGTCATGAGCAGCTGGCAGCAGGGCGGAAAATCCAGGGCCTGAACGAGTCGCTGGAAGAATCCCTGAATGAGGTGCAAAAGCTG includes these proteins:
- a CDS encoding TPM domain-containing protein, whose translation is MQRLLLLILWMVSVTPVLAVTPIPALTDPVMDTAGILSQNTEAYLDQQLRGLHQAGGSQIVILTIPKLEDETIEQYGIRVADTWKLGTAEKDNGAILLISAQDRKMRIEVGQGLEGSLTDLYSSRIIREKITPLFREGDYDAGVIAGVSHIVAYTDPDFKFGVDAPQRSRQVRGERRGGVGSLFSLFIFLIVIFIIAAANRGGPRGPFSGGRRGGFGGWGGGGFGGGGGFGGGGFGGGGGGFSGGGASGSW
- a CDS encoding LemA family protein — encoded protein: MLRILSRTVAGLLLMGAMTGCGLQSIPQARNKVEAALAETTNQYKRRADLIPNIVSVVKGYASHEQETLTAVVEARSKATQTTVDPGSMDPKKLQEYMASQGNLSQALGRLMVVVEKYPDLKADAQFRDLSAQLEGTENRIAVARQRYIESINEFNNLITVPPTSFTNSLIYHHEKMPQWTVTEAEKTQIESAPKVDFK
- a CDS encoding alpha/beta hydrolase; the protein is MRFLLRWLVSCSACFTLSHRAEAVPESIFEQEFAGRILPAFWANGSSAFLTTADGLKIHYRSYVKPGQDRALVILPGRTESTFKFAEFLDDIQDLNLAVFIMDHRGQGASGRETDQPEMQYVRDFSFYRDDLGQLMKEVVTPHGFKEVYGLGHSMGANILSLYMVQNPNVFAKAVTSSPMLDINPAPFPFQWMGYSFATIACWLGFDKSFVPGHGPFHFDEPYRGTGSAVRYKAFNQLRWDRKDERVGGVSFRFAQKALEATWDMRDDAEKLIAPILMFQAGNDDVVMTGGQDYVCQRAKQCRKLTFPEARHEIHVEVDAIRNPWLQEIRQFFSRP
- the murA gene encoding UDP-N-acetylglucosamine 1-carboxyvinyltransferase is translated as MTQPRLRIVGGKKLSGGRISIAGSSNQVTKCIIASMLTDEPVMIKGAPDVDERKIVEGLYRYLGGQVITHESDVIEVCAKTMDRWAISEEICRKNRISILCAGPLLQRFGKVSFYGALGGDKIGRRPVNFHIEGLAMMGAQVEQNGNQYHLSVDEKGLHGAHIKLPFPSVMTTENLIIAASMARGRTIIENAAIEPEIFELCMMLQKMGADITQTPNRTFIIEGVKKLNGCELRCMFDRNQVVSFAVAALATGGDVLIENVTHGPVYSFLNFIQRMGAEFTVNSKGLYVKAPMGKPLKGVHIEVEVHPGFMTDWQQPFMVLFTQAEGVSILHETVFEERLGYTSFLNNMGANIHVTSKCLGESPCRFRNHNFVHSAIIQGPTRLQARDFELPTDIRAGKCLVVAGLVAEGVTHLSNIHELTRKYDNLVPKLQAMGAEIEELPATP
- the era gene encoding GTPase Era, whose translation is MTQRCGYCAIMGRPNAGKSSLLNTLVGQKIVGVSAKPNTTRNRILGIRMEDNAQLLFLDTPGIHRSHKKLTLNSLMNREAWSVLADADMILYVIDVQDVGNAEDINFLRNVVKESKGRVLVCLNKCDKLKKVELRLAEERLLGIMAMIREELPPEAAAHLDDRHPWLISAKRKESLTELVAAIVEGLPEGPWLYPDDDLTDRPQKFVCAELIREQAFRHLGAELPYQLAVRVDTMEFAPTIVRIEAYIVVSRQAHRGIVLGKNGQKIKEIGMEARQNLELHFQNKVYLGLEVIVDEDWVNDPISIADYAELDPKDD
- a CDS encoding sensor histidine kinase, with protein sequence MKSLSANPLLSLWSYISESGLRTTISEREQRRIRFSNQNTAIIAVLILVSFPPVFWMVGQPALAIVTLLSALHFGCIFLINRWSGSLTFGRLYTIFNYNAVTLFYALALGRGSGVQYVFLTCASVPFILLDYRRRLSFILCSLAPVLLYFFVELLGQDLVEPLPLTAAEQRMIHLATMPFVFATVFMFSGYFYLNSQKSETKLRRTIVDLRTSQKLIEEQQTMLVASSRLSAIGELAGSIAHEINNPLGIVKGYSEQLIKLLKRETWDRDRIHYAGQKISETIDRMSQIILSLRRLSYEGEGEPFESLDLVQVVDDTLAICRQSIEQLGIELIFDRPDRSFHTRGRPLQIGQVLLNLIQNARDAVEKLPERWIRISLRQVGSELELAVEDSGDGLKPDILARIGQPFFTTKPFGKGTGLGISISRKIMAAHGGSLDVDVKHPNTRFVVVMPQTLLHRA